From one Nothobranchius furzeri strain GRZ-AD chromosome 2, NfurGRZ-RIMD1, whole genome shotgun sequence genomic stretch:
- the mfsd4b gene encoding sodium-dependent glucose transporter 1: MTSSGVKHKHVRFASMEDQEEDTLFDKKTDAGLELRSALKATERTATPGGPDRVKVVGGRSGEGSFGRWVLTLSLCGSFLGLGMSISVLGPTFKDLAENVNKDISNISYIFVGRSAGYIGGSLVGGVLFDRMSPHLLLGFSMLLTSLGMYAIPFCRQAAVLTAFMSSIGMTMGVLDTGGNVLILNTWGEHSGPHMQALHFSYAAGAFASPIIAKMLFGHHGNSTHSVHPNTSHSSSTFTVTESMWAYVVISSFVFLFSLFFFVLHSRSTSPLDKPRTSPGRPLVARHHVALVALLFLFFFAYVGAEVAYGSFIFTFATDYAGMSQAEAAGLNSAFWGVFAAARGLAIFFAACLRPGALILLCLVGSTVSSLLLCLFSSQNVSLWVCTSLYGASMATTFPSGISWLEQYTTVTAHTAAVFVVGAALGEMVLPAIVGFLLGKFPHQPLLMYLSLITATFTSILFPVMYKLASAPGSQGSKRADADDGDGEYRQALLYSGGDEEEELN; this comes from the exons ATGACTTCCTCcggtgtcaaacacaaacatgtcCGTTTCGCCAGCATGGAAGACCAAGAAGAAGACACCCTGTTCGACAAGAAGACGGACGCGGGTCTGGAGCTGAGGAGCGCCCTGAAAGCGACCGAGAGGACGGCCACACCGGGAGGCCCAGACCGGGTGAAAGTGGTCGGTGGACGGAGCGGAGAAGGCTCGTTTGGCCGCTGGGTGCTGACGCTGTCGCTGTGTGGGTCCTTCCTGGGTCTG GGCATGAGCATCTCCGTTCTGGGCCCAACGTTCAAGGATCTGGCGGAGAATGTGAACAAGGACATCAGCAACATCTCCTACATCTTTGTTGGCCGCTCTGCCGGCTACATCGGAGGATCGCTCGTAGGAGGCGTTCTGTTTGACCGGATGAGCCCCCACCTCCTTCTGG GGTTTTCAATGCTGCTCACATCCCTTGGGATGTACGCCATCCCTTTCTGTAGGCAGGCAGCTGTTCTGACTGCCTTCATGTCCAGCATCGGGATGACCATGGGAGTCCTGGATACAG GTGGTAACGTGCTCATCCTAAACACCTGGGGGGAGCACTCGGGACCCCACATGCAggcgcttcacttcagctatgctGCCGGGGCCTTCGCGTCACCCATCATAGCCAAGATGCTGTTTGGTCACCACGGAAACTCGACCCACTCCGTGCACCCCAACACCAGCCACTCCTCCAGCACCTTCACCGTGACCGAGTCCATGTGGGCCTACGTTGTGATCAGCTCCTTCGTCTTCCTCTTCTCCTTGTTTTTCTTCGTCCTGCACTCCCGCAGCACCTCGCCACTGGACAAACCGCGTACATCACCAGGAAGGCCGCTGGTGGCCAGACACCACGTAGCTCTCGTcgccctcctcttcctcttcttcttcgccTACGTCGGGGCCGAGGTGGCCTACGGCTCCTTCATCTTCACGTTTGCTACGGACTATGCTGGGATGTCTCAGGCCGAGGCGGCAGGACTAAACTCTGCGTTCTGGGGTGTGTTTGCTGCTGCCCGAGGtttagccattttctttgcggccTGTTTGCGCCCCGGCGCCCTGATCCTCCTCTGCCTGGTCGGCTCCACGGTTTCctctctcctcctctgcctcttcaGCAGCCAGAATGTGTCTCTGTGGGTTTGCACCAGCCTGTACGGGGCGTCCATGGCCACCACCTTCCCCAGTGGCATCTCCTGGCTGGAGCAGTACACCACGGTCACTGCCCACACGGCTGCAGTCTTCGTGGTGGGTGCAGCTCTGGGCGAGATGGTGCTCCCTGCAATCGTAGGCTTCCTGCTGGGGAAGTTCCCTCATCAGCCCCTGCTGATGTACCTGTCCCTCATCACAGCCACCTTTACCTCCATCCTCTTTCCTGTCATGTACAAGCTGGCCTCAGCACCTGGCAGCCAGGGCTCGAAGCGGGCAGACGCTGACGATGGCGATGGCGAGTACAGGCAGGCGCTGCTGTACTCGGGAGGGGACGAGGAAGAGGAGCTGAACTAG